The genomic window CGGCAAAACTTCTATTGTCCTGGATTCGGTTAGTTTTGTTGGCACGCGGGTGGAGAGTTTCGCCCTGAAGTATCCGAACATCGATCCCAAAACCCAGAAAGTGAACATAGCTTTGATCAGCACCCTGTCGGCTGCAGACCTGTACTTGCCAAAGGGAGAGGGTGAAGTCGCTAAGCTCTACTTTACTCTCAAGAAAGGAGCAACTGAAGCCAGCGTGACAGTGGATACCGCCTTATTCCCGCCGGCCAATGTTTTGCAGTTGGTTGATCCCCAAGCCAAGTCGATTTTTCCGGGATTCGATAATTCCAAAGGCAAGATAACGCTTCTGAAATAGACAAGACTTGCATTGCAGATGAACCGTAGGGGCAATTATAAATTGCCCCTACAAAAGAATTACTTCAAGCTAAATCAAGAAATTTCTGCTTTTAAAATCGGATTTTCAAACATAGAACAATCCAGCAGTAAGAGAAAAAGAACTTATTAATCAACAGGCGATTTAATGATATTATTCACATACTGTAACAGACCTGAGTTTATCGTCTGAACCCCAATTATAAAATCTGTCTTTTATGCCAATTCAAAAATGGAGGTTTATCTACACCGGGCAAGGTGATCCTTATTTTAATATGGCAGTTGATGAAGCCCTGCTCTCTTCAGTTCAAGATGGCTCTTCTCCGATCTTGCGTCTTTACGAATGGAACCCTCCCGGGGTCTCCATAGGTTACTTTCAGAAAGTTAATAAAACGGTGGATATAGATAAATGCCTCAGGAAAGGGGTTAAACTCGTTCGCCGGATCACCGGGGGAAGGGCGGTCCTACATAATGAAGAACTTACCTATTCCTTTTCTGGCTCCTGCAAGATTTTTCCGGAGTTAGGGAACACCGTCTCTGAGACTTATAAACAGATAAGCGAAGCTCTTCTATCTTCTCTTTCGTTTTTAGGGGTTGAGGCCCAATGGGTAAAACCTTCAGGTGGAATGATAAATAAGGAGGATCCAGCCTATAAAAAAGAAAGCAAACCTTATACCAAAAATTCTTTCATCCTACCCTGTTTTTCCAGTTTTTCCAGATACGAGATCAGCTGTCAGGGTAGAAAACTTGTCGGCAGTGCTCAGAGAAGATTCCGGGAGATTTTTCTTCAGCACGGCTCGATTTTACTTAAAAAGGGAGAATTAGATTTAGCTGATTTTCTTCCAGCTAATTCTTTAATTAAAGGAGCTAAATCCCTGGAGAATTCAACCAGTATTGAGAAGATCAAAGGGAAGAAGATAGAACGTAAAGAAATAATTCGAGCGCTGAAAAGAGGCTTCAGTGAGGTTTTTCAAAAGGATTTTGAGGAAGATTCATTGACAGAGGAAGAATTAAAAACTGCAAAAGAGCTAAGGATGAATAAATATTCGAAAGATTTCTGGAACTTTAGAGTCTAAGAAATAGCGCAGTTCCAGCCCAAACAGGCGTAATATTCTGCGTCGGACTAACTCCTTGTAATACTGTGCCTTAAGCGGCAAATGCGGTACTCTCAATAAAATCTCCTTAGTTTTTTGCCAGGTCAATACAAAATCAAGCTTAAAAGATCATGACTTCCGCAATTCGTTTGGCGCAACTCGTTGTAAAATAATGAAGTAGAAATTTCCCGAAAGGAATTTACAATTGGAAATATGGGCACGCTTTTTGTCTATATTTTTAACTGGTATTTCCTCCTTCTTTCATATTAAAACCTCCTAGGACCCCTGTTCACCCGAAAGGTGGGCAGGGGTGAAAAATGAAAGAGAAGAAAAAGTTCTTTGAAGTTTTTAAATGAATTTCTGCAAAAGGAAAAAGTTAGATAAGGTATATAAAAATCTTCTTGACAATTTCGACTTTCTTTTTATATAATAGTGTTTTAGTTTTAGACGGAGTTGAAAAATTGAAACTTTAACCTTAAGGAGGATGGAGATGAAACTCTTTAGTCAGCGTCAAGTTTTCTTCTTTATTTTCTCATTAGTCCTTCTCCTAACAATCTATACTCTATCTTATGCTGGTGTCACTGGCAAGATAATGGGTAAGGTGTTGGATGATGCAAGTGGCGAAGGGCTGTTTGGATCTACGATAATGATTGAAGGGACATCTATGGGGAACAAAGTTGGTCCGGATGGTTCTTATTATATTGTGAACGTCCCCTCAGGGACCTATACGGTGGTCGCTTCGATTATCGGGTATACCTCTATGAGGGTAGAAAAAGTTGCAGTCACAGCTGACCAGACCACCGAGATAAACTTCAGGTTGAAAACTCAGGCTGTTACCCTGCAGAAAAGCACTACTGTCACTGCAGAAAGGCCTATGATTGAAAAGGGGGTAACTGCCAATTTGAGAACCATAACCACTGAGGAAGTGAAGTATATGCCGGTTAAGGCAGTTACTGATGTTTTGAAGACCCAAGTGGGTTTTGTAGTCAGGAATCAGGAACTGCACGTCAGGGGAGGAAGGTCCGGAGAGGTCAACTACATAGTGGACGGAGTGGAGACTAAGAGTCTTATGGGCGGTCTTGGTCTGGTGACAGGAGGAATGAATATTTCAACTGAAGATATACAAGAGATGGACATTCTTAAAGGCGGGTTTGAAGCTGAATACGGCAACATCCAGTCTGCTGCAGTCAACATCATCACCAAAGAGGGCAGCAGTAAAAAAACCGATGTAAGAATAGATTTCCTCACAGACGATTTTGGCTCAAAAAATCTTAACAAGTATTCTTTTAACACCGATCGTCTGGAGTTTTCAATCGGTGGCCCAGAGAAGCTTTTCTCCCAACATCTTTTACCCTCTTTTCTTACCAAAGATCTTTTGCCGTCTCTGGGGATTGACCTTACGGGTGGTAAACTGACTTACCGGTTTAGCGGAAGCGTTTACAAAAGCGATACCTATATGGACATTAATAAATCTGCCACTCCTCTTACTGCCAAAAAATTCAGGGTGGATGATTTCTTAGGGTTCAATCTTCCGGAAAGGATGAGCAATTTCTATACAGCTCAGCTTAAACTCTCTTATAAGATCAGCCCCACAAAAAAGCTGATCTTCTCTTATAACGGAAACTGGGAGAGATACACGCTCTTCTTTGATCCTACTTCGGCTACGCGAGGCGATATTAGCGTCTGGCAGTATAGATATACCCCCTCTACCCTCCCACAATTTGAAAGCAATACCAAAACTTTCAGCCTCGTTTTCACCCACAGTGTAAGCCGGAGCTCCTTTTATGAATTGACCTTGAGCAAATTGAGTTCTGACTTTTTGATGGCGCCTGGGGACCCGAATAAACCAGGAGGTCGTTTGGACCCGGGCGACTTCACATTCTCAGACCACTGGCAGTTTTATACCGACCGTAATCACAATGGGAAATGGGACCCAGCAGAACAGTTTGTAGACGTGAATAGCAATGGAAAATATGATAAAGGAGAGCCTTTACAGGACACGAATGGAAACGGGAAATGGGATTCAGCCGAGCCCTTTTCAGATCCAGATAGCCTTGGATACTTTGACCCCTCCAGGACACGCATGGCTTTAGTAGATGAAGCTGAGCCTTATCTGGATGGGGATGTGCTCATTGGAGAACCCTTTAAAGATGTGAACAATGATGGTGTTTATACTGAGGGCATTGATATTTTTAATCCACTTACTGATGATTTAAACCCAAATGGAATTTATGACGGTCCAACTTCTGACCCCTGTGCTGGATTGCAGCATTGTCCAACTGCGGTGCCTTACATAGATCGCAATCACAATGGGCAGTATGATAAGTCTAATGGAAGATGGGATCCCGGGGAATCTTATACCGATATGAACGGGAACGGAAAATACGATGGAGTAGATGGGTTCTGGGACCGGGGTTATGAGAGAAGGACCTATTATCAACATAGAACTGAAGATCGTTTAACCCTGGATTTCAAATTCACCAGCCAGGTGACTAAACAGCATCAGATTAAGACCGGGTTTAGAGTTCAGAGCCAAAAACTGACTATGGAGGATGTGCGCTACCCTTATTACGCATACAATGGTATTCCAGACGGAGGTGCCTGGCCGGATCACGGTATTTTCAGAGATTTCTACACTCGGAAACCTGTATTAGGCGCAGCCTTTCTCTCGGATAACATAGAGTATGGAGAGATGATTGCCAAGTTAGGAGCCCGCGTGGATTTCTATATTCAGCCGAATGACGTAGTATATATGGCCGAAGTAGAGAGGGCGAAATTGAGCACAGATTTAAAACAACCTATCGAGATAATAAGGTATAGGAATAAAGTCTCTCCCCGAATCGGGGTTTCTTACCCCATACTGGAAAAAGCCAAGGTCTATTTTAATTACGGACATTTCTATCAATTGCCGGAATTGCACTATATGTATGCTCGTCCTACTCAGGGTTCTTCCGGTATCCAGATGTACGGAAACCCTAACCTGGATTTCACCAAGAGCATAGCCTATGAATTCGGCTTCCAGTATGCTATTTCCGAGAATTACAAACTGGATGTCTCTGGTTTTTATAAAGATTATTTCGGCTTAATTAATACCCAGCAGTACAAAAGAGGTCCAGCCACGTGGGAATTCAATGCTAATACCGACTATGGTAGAAGCCGTGGCTTGGAAGCTGAGTTCGAGAAGAGGTCTGGCGGTTACATTGGGGGAAGAGTTAATTATCAATATGCCTTTGCTTATGGAAAAAGCTCGAATGAAATATCGAACTATTATGCCCGGGCTCAAGCCGGAGAGATCCCGATTCAGGAATATCCATTAGACTGGGATGTCAGACACCAGCTGACCTTAAACCTGGATTTCAGGATTCCCAAGAACGACCATCCGAAAATCTTCGGGCTTAGAGTTCCGGACAACTGGGGAGTAAATGTCATCTGGCAGTACGGCAGCGGTTTTCCCTTTACCCCGGATGTATCCTATCCAGGTTTGATAAGCACCTTGCGCCGCAACGAAAACCCTCTTCCCAATTCGAAAAGGATGCCAGCTAACAGCTCAGTTGATTTAAGGTTCAATAAGGATTTCGATTTCTGGAAGTTCAGTTATTCCTTCACCATCTGGGTAAATAACTTGCTTGATAGAAAAAATGTCTATAGTGTTTCTGGAAAAACCGGCAGACCTGATACCGATCAAAATGCATATCGGGATTCCTTGGGTGATTATGTCACCTTACCTGGTTCAGATATTAATAAAAACCCTTACAACTTCGGTGCACCAAGGAATGTAAGATTAGGACTGACGGTTAATTTCTAATAATAATATGAAAAGAATCTTAGCGGCATGTTCCTAAGGACTGGAGGTTTCGCATGCGTGGAAAAAGTTATTATGTGTTTGTAACTTCAATTTTTGTCGTCTTTTTAGTTCTTTTTATCGGTTCATCTTTTGCTTTAGCCAGAACCAGAACTCAGAGAGAAGCTTCAGAACTCTCCCCCTCCGTTCAAAAACCGCTGGCTGGCGAAGCCTGCGTTCAGCAGAGGACTCACCGGGTTGCCAAATATTGTTTCACCTTAACCAACTGGGGTTTTATTGGAAGTGAGGGCAGGAGACAAGATGAAACTCCTGGAGGATGCTTTATGAAGGACCCTAATGCAGTACTGCCCGCTCCTTCATTTGAGTTTCCTTGCGGTTCAGATCTGGAGTATCTTTTCCAGGGAGCCTTATGGGTGGGAGCGGTGGTGGAGGGGGAGACCCTGGTGACTGTAGGTGCAGACGGCTGGCTTTATGTCAATGAGATGTTTCCGGGTACAGAGGACCAGGGTGGCTGTATAAAGGAGAAAAGCATTCGTCCTGTTACGCCTAACTGCAATCCTCCTGATACGGCTGGTGCAATATCAGAGCAGGATATAATAGCTATTTATTCTGACACGGCAATTGCCGGGGTTAGTCCGGATGATTATGATAGAAGGCCTCATAAACCCATAGGTATTCAGATTGAGCAGAGGAGTTATTCCTGGAGTTACGACTATGCAGAGGACTTTGCCCTGATCGATTTCACCATAAAAAACATCGGGAATAAGGATGTCAAAGGAATCTGGATGGGGCTTTACATGGATTGTGATGTAGGCTGGACAGGTAACGGCAATGCTTTTCGAGATGACATCACCGGTTTTAGAGCCACCTACCCATCGTCTTTATGGGGGGACACCCTGCAATATCAGGACACCATCCAGATAGGCTGGATAGCGGATGATAATGGTGATTTAGGAAAAGGAGGGGTTGTTACAGATAACAGTGTGCCCAGTGTGACAGGAGTAAGGGTTGTTCGAGCACCAACCGAAAATATTTCCTTCAACTACTGGATGTCAGAGGGGACCGATCCGGTGAATTTAGACTGGGGGCCTCAGAAGCAGGAGAATTGGGATCTCTGGATTAAGAATTATGGAAGCTGGTGCGAAGGTGGTAAAGGGACACCCTGTGGTGATAGGGCAAAATATTTCACCATGTCCAATGGGGAACACGATTATGACCAGATTTTTGCCTGCATAGACGAATCGAACATCGGCTGGTTACCACCGTCGGGTTTTTGCACGGATTTAGCAGATGGATATGATACGCGTTATCTTTTCTCCTTTGGTCCTATTCCGATTCTTCATCCTGGTGATTCGACCAAGGTGACAGTAGGATATGTGGCAGGTGAGAACTTTCACTATAA from Candidatus Zixiibacteriota bacterium includes these protein-coding regions:
- a CDS encoding lipoate--protein ligase family protein, translating into MPIQKWRFIYTGQGDPYFNMAVDEALLSSVQDGSSPILRLYEWNPPGVSIGYFQKVNKTVDIDKCLRKGVKLVRRITGGRAVLHNEELTYSFSGSCKIFPELGNTVSETYKQISEALLSSLSFLGVEAQWVKPSGGMINKEDPAYKKESKPYTKNSFILPCFSSFSRYEISCQGRKLVGSAQRRFREIFLQHGSILLKKGELDLADFLPANSLIKGAKSLENSTSIEKIKGKKIERKEIIRALKRGFSEVFQKDFEEDSLTEEELKTAKELRMNKYSKDFWNFRV
- a CDS encoding TonB-dependent receptor, which produces MKLFSQRQVFFFIFSLVLLLTIYTLSYAGVTGKIMGKVLDDASGEGLFGSTIMIEGTSMGNKVGPDGSYYIVNVPSGTYTVVASIIGYTSMRVEKVAVTADQTTEINFRLKTQAVTLQKSTTVTAERPMIEKGVTANLRTITTEEVKYMPVKAVTDVLKTQVGFVVRNQELHVRGGRSGEVNYIVDGVETKSLMGGLGLVTGGMNISTEDIQEMDILKGGFEAEYGNIQSAAVNIITKEGSSKKTDVRIDFLTDDFGSKNLNKYSFNTDRLEFSIGGPEKLFSQHLLPSFLTKDLLPSLGIDLTGGKLTYRFSGSVYKSDTYMDINKSATPLTAKKFRVDDFLGFNLPERMSNFYTAQLKLSYKISPTKKLIFSYNGNWERYTLFFDPTSATRGDISVWQYRYTPSTLPQFESNTKTFSLVFTHSVSRSSFYELTLSKLSSDFLMAPGDPNKPGGRLDPGDFTFSDHWQFYTDRNHNGKWDPAEQFVDVNSNGKYDKGEPLQDTNGNGKWDSAEPFSDPDSLGYFDPSRTRMALVDEAEPYLDGDVLIGEPFKDVNNDGVYTEGIDIFNPLTDDLNPNGIYDGPTSDPCAGLQHCPTAVPYIDRNHNGQYDKSNGRWDPGESYTDMNGNGKYDGVDGFWDRGYERRTYYQHRTEDRLTLDFKFTSQVTKQHQIKTGFRVQSQKLTMEDVRYPYYAYNGIPDGGAWPDHGIFRDFYTRKPVLGAAFLSDNIEYGEMIAKLGARVDFYIQPNDVVYMAEVERAKLSTDLKQPIEIIRYRNKVSPRIGVSYPILEKAKVYFNYGHFYQLPELHYMYARPTQGSSGIQMYGNPNLDFTKSIAYEFGFQYAISENYKLDVSGFYKDYFGLINTQQYKRGPATWEFNANTDYGRSRGLEAEFEKRSGGYIGGRVNYQYAFAYGKSSNEISNYYARAQAGEIPIQEYPLDWDVRHQLTLNLDFRIPKNDHPKIFGLRVPDNWGVNVIWQYGSGFPFTPDVSYPGLISTLRRNENPLPNSKRMPANSSVDLRFNKDFDFWKFSYSFTIWVNNLLDRKNVYSVSGKTGRPDTDQNAYRDSLGDYVTLPGSDINKNPYNFGAPRNVRLGLTVNF